One Bacillota bacterium DNA segment encodes these proteins:
- a CDS encoding VanW family protein, producing the protein MDITSGHKRHLAACVIWLSFLFAVLSSEVTLAETTFPAGIERFSINDRAYRTDTTSSEKPQPIKTVSVSLPQPLRLENKVAQTSVFFSRYRDGNNVTNAGVAGGYINGLHLPPGRLFSFNQTVGPRTKEKGFIIGHNIHNKPVRGGGVCRMSTVLYQLAKKAGFTIIERHSHSKPVDYVPPGQDAAVDYGSADLKFRNNTACDMVIYAGLQEGKKGRLLWAELYELKPLVKCDLIVLRRPPGRPVWEDVEPQRLTALLLDGSSYISLEQLGGALGWKVGAAQTDGRYTATADTGGMKAVFTGGSKKAVVNGHNAELKNAPFVLNNSNCRFWVPLKEIAQLIQAEVVWEPRTRVVILNPGSAGVEGRTAINREG; encoded by the coding sequence GTGGACATCACGAGCGGACACAAAAGGCATCTCGCCGCCTGCGTAATCTGGTTGAGCTTCCTGTTTGCCGTTTTAAGTTCCGAGGTGACCCTCGCCGAGACAACCTTCCCGGCCGGCATTGAACGGTTCTCCATCAACGACCGGGCCTATCGGACGGACACAACTTCCTCGGAAAAACCGCAACCTATTAAAACAGTCTCCGTCAGCCTGCCGCAACCCTTGCGGCTGGAGAACAAAGTGGCGCAAACCTCCGTTTTCTTCTCTCGTTACCGTGACGGCAACAACGTGACCAACGCCGGTGTGGCCGGCGGGTATATCAACGGCCTGCATCTACCGCCCGGACGTCTTTTCTCCTTCAATCAAACGGTCGGGCCCAGAACGAAAGAGAAAGGGTTCATCATCGGTCACAACATTCATAACAAGCCGGTAAGAGGCGGCGGGGTCTGCCGGATGTCCACCGTGCTGTACCAATTGGCGAAAAAGGCCGGCTTCACGATTATCGAAAGACATTCTCATTCAAAGCCGGTCGATTACGTCCCGCCGGGGCAGGACGCCGCGGTCGACTACGGCAGCGCAGACCTCAAGTTCAGGAACAACACGGCCTGTGACATGGTCATTTACGCCGGTTTGCAGGAAGGCAAAAAGGGGCGGCTTTTATGGGCCGAACTCTATGAATTGAAGCCATTGGTGAAATGCGATCTCATCGTTTTGCGCCGGCCTCCGGGCCGACCGGTATGGGAAGACGTTGAACCCCAAAGGCTGACCGCCCTCCTGCTCGACGGAAGTTCGTATATCTCGCTGGAACAACTTGGCGGCGCTTTGGGCTGGAAGGTCGGCGCAGCCCAAACAGACGGTAGGTATACCGCAACCGCGGATACCGGCGGGATGAAGGCGGTCTTTACCGGCGGCAGCAAGAAAGCGGTGGTGAACGGACACAACGCAGAGCTTAAAAACGCTCCTTTTGTTCTGAATAACAGCAACTGCAGGTTCTGGGTCCCGCTGAAGGAAATCGCGCAACTTATACAGGCGGAGGTGGTCTGGGAGCCGCGAACGCGAGTCGTTATCCTCAACCCGGGCAGCGCCGGCGTCGAAGGCCGGACTGCAATAAATCGAGAAGGTTAA